The following coding sequences are from one Halobacteriovorax sp. JY17 window:
- the queA gene encoding tRNA preQ1(34) S-adenosylmethionine ribosyltransferase-isomerase QueA has translation MSDVDLKLSNYDFDLPKELIAERPIPGRHNSKLLVYKLKSNEIIHDYFYNLPNYLPENSLLVVNQSKVFPCRLIGKKKTGGKCEIFLLTTEGDERGFYKALIKTSSKKNIGDEYFFEDGLVATVRDIDDGNFFVSFNRDNLLSYLESFAKIPIPPYIRNGESDESDKLDYQTVFAKEVGSVAAPTAGLHFTEDVFKGLAKKNIERAEVTLHVGLGTFAPVKTDNLSDHKMHSERFFVDSENKNKILNHKKIFAVGTTSLRVLESCHNGSEFEITPGEIKETSIFLHPGVSVNSINGLITNFHLPKSTLLMLVSSLIGREKTLELYQEAIANEYRFFSYGDSMLILREE, from the coding sequence ATGTCTGATGTGGATTTAAAATTAAGTAATTACGATTTCGACCTTCCAAAAGAGCTCATTGCTGAGAGACCGATTCCTGGAAGGCATAATTCTAAACTCCTAGTTTATAAACTCAAGTCTAACGAAATTATTCACGACTACTTCTATAATCTCCCAAATTACTTACCAGAGAACTCTTTACTCGTTGTAAATCAGAGCAAGGTCTTTCCATGTAGACTTATTGGAAAGAAGAAGACTGGTGGTAAGTGTGAGATTTTTCTTCTTACAACAGAGGGTGATGAGCGCGGATTTTATAAAGCTCTTATTAAAACAAGTTCTAAGAAAAATATTGGTGATGAGTACTTCTTTGAAGATGGATTAGTGGCCACTGTTAGAGATATCGATGATGGCAATTTCTTTGTCTCTTTTAATCGTGACAACCTCTTAAGCTATCTTGAAAGCTTCGCAAAGATACCGATTCCTCCTTATATTAGAAATGGAGAAAGCGACGAGTCTGATAAATTAGATTATCAAACAGTCTTTGCTAAAGAAGTTGGTAGTGTCGCAGCTCCAACTGCAGGACTTCATTTTACAGAAGATGTCTTTAAGGGTCTTGCTAAAAAAAATATTGAGCGAGCAGAAGTTACACTTCACGTAGGTCTTGGAACATTTGCTCCTGTAAAGACGGATAATCTCTCTGATCATAAAATGCATTCTGAAAGATTCTTTGTAGATTCAGAAAATAAGAATAAAATTTTAAACCATAAGAAAATATTTGCAGTGGGGACAACTTCTCTAAGAGTTCTTGAGAGTTGTCACAATGGTAGTGAGTTTGAAATCACTCCTGGTGAAATTAAGGAGACCAGTATCTTCTTGCATCCTGGAGTTTCGGTAAATTCTATCAATGGCCTTATCACAAACTTTCATTTGCCAAAGTCAACGCTACTAATGCTTGTGAGCTCACTCATTGGAAGAGAGAAAACTTTAGAGCTATACCAAGAGGCCATTGCAAATGAGTACCGCTTTTTTTCTTATGGTGACTCCATGTTAATTTTGAGGGAAGAATGA